One part of the Girardinichthys multiradiatus isolate DD_20200921_A chromosome 10, DD_fGirMul_XY1, whole genome shotgun sequence genome encodes these proteins:
- the ndufaf8 gene encoding NADH dehydrogenase [ubiquinone] 1 alpha subcomplex assembly factor 8 has translation MSGSNVWSRSRERLRVFPELLSQCAEEAAVYGKCVAASTTGKQELKKDLCAKEFEALKTCFTNAVSHSLQ, from the exons atgTCGGGATCAAATGTGTGGAGTCGTAGCCGGGAAAGACTGAGAGTTTTCCCTGAGCTTTTATCTCAGTGTGCAGAGGAG GCAGCGGTTTATGGCAAGTGTGTTGCAGCTTCAACAACAGGCAAACAGGAGCTGAAGAAGGACCTGTGTGCTAAAGAGTTTGAAGCTCTGAAGACCTGCTTTACAAACGCAGTAAGTCATAGTCTGCAATAA
- the tepsin gene encoding AP-4 complex accessory subunit Tepsin translates to MATFMERLSFLQKIPTLMKATADDETPCPGYLFQEIGKICHESSGYGQCLLEYLLERLQVESCHVKLKVLKIFIHLCGQGSKHFLMELRRNSTFIQQASIHSGAPDPIHGTALYQKVRSAAQEVARLLFTDAVSTKGSIAPHNIGPATVGMGSAGSQRSGLQGFGYSPGMQGTGSDSLLDKIQKAAEVVASAVLPPTEHQGIRLQENHYRAVVAPSASIEVAVPACTYNLPTRTPKATQRCPGQVGGGWEETDSSNDSSHNSSQDIATNSRASVGSKSAGTRSQSGASRESNGDLSERTEALQLGDCGQEMALINRLTEGSKVFLTREESQHFLKECSTLNCEVVVELLSSKLQDLSCTVKMRALCAVASLMTSDLLALEQIFRATQCRLCQLSEGPPGPVVNKATKILRQFEALMGGSLPATRQDAAHSSHQATSNQFLPSAYLENSQATNSADYTTSELYQPEHSSSCSVQPQSLPSSPSSVEERWRCSTGEQMDDLTKNMAHSVRTAGDPGSSSLSSKPEKVLANHSSLSLFSGMELVTKGGPLCGRDAPHTESDQTDCSSNVTQTVLNFKCLKNSPVVWTEDRAEVPSGCSPASSDESQPASAFSFLNS, encoded by the exons ATGGCAACATTCATGGAACGGTTATCTTTTCTGCAGAAA ATCCCCACCTTGATGAAGGCAACAGCAGATGATGAAACCCCCTGTCCAGGGTACCTTTTCCAGGAGATTGGAA AAATCTGCCATGAGTCATCGGGCTATGGCCAGTGTTTGCTGGAATATCTCCTGGAGAGACTACAGGTGGAGTCATGTCATGTCAAACTGAAG GTGCTGAAGATCTTTATCCATCTATGTGGACAAGGCTCAAAGCATTTTCTGATGGAACTTAGAAGAAACTCTACCTTCATCCAGCAAGCATCTA TTCACAGCGGTGCTCCTGATCCCATCCACGGCACAGCGCTATACCAGAAAGTGAGGAGTGCAGCACAG GAAGTGGCCCGTTTACTTTTCACTGATGCAGTTTCCACCAAAGGAAGCATTGCTCCGCACAACATAGGCCCTGCAACAGTGG gAATGGGATCAGCAGGTTCCCAAAGGTCGGGGTTGCAGGGATTTGGGTACAGTCCAGGGATGCAGGGGACAG GCAGTGACTCACTACTGGATAAGATCCAGAAGGCTGCTGAGGTAGTTGCCAGCGCTGTCCTTCCCCCGACGGAGCACCAGGGCATCCGCCTGCAAGAGAACCATTACCGAGCAGTTGTGGCACCATCTGCATCCATAGAGGTCGCTGTGCCAGCGTGCACCTATAACCTGCCCACTCGCACACCAAAAG CGACCCAGCGATGCCCAGGGCAGGTAGGCGGTGGTTGGGAAGAGACGGACAGCAGCAACGACTCCTCTCACAACTCTTCTCAGGACATTGCCACCAACAGCAGAGCGTCTGTGGGCAGCAAGTCAGCTGGTACCAGGAGCCAATCAGGAGCCAGCAGAGAAAGTAACGGGGACCTCTCTGAACG GACTGAAGCGTTGCAGCTGGGAGACTGTGGCCAGGAGATGGCTCTTATCAACAGACTGACCGAAGGATCCAAGGTTTTCCTGACCAGAGAGGAGAGTCAACACTTCCTTAAAGA GTGTTCTACTCTTAACTGCGAAGTTGTGGTGGAGTTGCTCTCAAGCAAGCTTCAAGATCTGTCATGCACTGTTAAGATG CGGGCTCTGTGTGCTGTTGCCAGcctcatgacctctgaccttcttGCTCTGGAGCAAATATTCAGAGCTACTCAATGTAGACTTTGCCAGCTCAGTGAGGGGCCTCCAGGACCTGTGGTGAACAAAGCTACCAAG ATTCTGCGGCAGTTTGAGGCTCTGATGGGTGGATCGCTGCCTGCTACCAGACAAGATGCAGCGCACAGCAGCCATCAGGCAACATCTAATCAGTTCCTGCCATCTGCCTACTTGGAGAACTCACAAGCAACAAACTCAGCTGACTACACCACCTCTGAACTTTACCAGCCGGAGCACTCGTCCTCATGCAGCGTCCAACCACAAAGTCTCCCATCTTCTCCTTCCAGTGTGGAGGAGAGATGGAGATGCTCCACAGGAGAGCAGATGGATGATTTGACTAAAAATATGGCCCATTCCGTTAGGACTGCTGGAGATCCAGGAAGTTCTTCTCTTTCCTCTAAACCTGAAAAGGTGCTGGCCAACCACAGCAGCCTGTCTCTGTTCAGTGGGATGGAGCTGGTGACCAAGGGTGGTCCCCTGTGTGGAAGAGACGCGCCACACACAGAGTCGGACCAAACAGACTGTAGCTCAAATGTGACTCAAACTGTACTtaactttaaatgtttgaagAACTCTCCTGTGGTTTGGACTGAAGACAGAGCAGAAGTTCCTTCTGGTTGTAGTCCTGCTTCATCTGATGAAAGCCAACCAGCATCAGCTTTCTCCTTCCTCAACTCCTGA